In one Dermatophilaceae bacterium Sec6.4 genomic region, the following are encoded:
- a CDS encoding sensor histidine kinase: MRTRMRRLSSQIFVAQLVILTATVLIGFLLLISRERSSLDEQYQDRAAAIAQTTALVPDIRRCMQQEGPGCATTVQRLAMDVTRKTTASYVVIIDMDRVRHSHPDPALIGQQVSEPIVVTDGRTHVGVDDGSTGRSANARAPLYGPDGRLVGEVSVGLQESSVSAALWQELPSYAAWLGIALGLGAIASWGLARRLKQRTFGLELDEISLLLQEREATLHGVREGVIAFDTLGRVSMVNDEAQRLLGLSVSAVGHLLPELLPPGPLRDALTGDDNTPDDLVLTDDYALVVNRMPVRLAGRSTGAVVTLRDRTELAALLRELDGERGLTDSLRAQQHEFANRMHTVAGLLELGETQEAMVYLTEIQGTAAEFDHTLRSHIAAPQIVGLILGKAAEANERGIQLEVSGDTWLGEAPDRLQLLTMVLGNLIDNAMDALTGRPTPRVIAVLIVEDDDTVVVTVSDNGPGIPPGLVPRIFLDGYSTKSSAGGRLRGLGLALVYRSVTKLGGSVAVTTGAAGVGATLTVTLPREQSTPRPLTAESGVRR; the protein is encoded by the coding sequence ATGCGTACCCGAATGCGCCGGTTGTCCAGCCAGATCTTCGTAGCTCAGCTGGTCATCTTGACAGCCACTGTTCTGATCGGATTTCTGCTCCTCATCAGCCGCGAGCGTTCCTCTCTGGACGAGCAGTATCAGGACCGCGCGGCGGCCATCGCACAGACCACTGCCCTGGTACCTGACATTCGTCGATGTATGCAGCAGGAGGGTCCCGGATGCGCAACCACGGTTCAGCGGCTCGCGATGGACGTCACCCGCAAGACCACCGCGTCCTATGTGGTGATCATCGATATGGATCGAGTACGGCACTCCCACCCCGACCCCGCCCTCATAGGTCAACAGGTCAGCGAACCGATCGTGGTCACCGACGGACGTACCCACGTCGGGGTCGATGACGGCAGCACCGGGCGTTCCGCCAACGCCCGGGCTCCGCTGTACGGCCCGGACGGCCGGCTGGTCGGCGAAGTCTCGGTCGGCCTGCAGGAGAGTTCGGTGTCCGCAGCCCTGTGGCAAGAGCTGCCCTCGTACGCCGCCTGGCTGGGTATTGCCCTCGGCCTTGGCGCCATCGCCTCCTGGGGCTTGGCGCGCCGGCTCAAACAACGCACCTTCGGCCTGGAGTTGGATGAGATCTCCCTACTGCTGCAGGAACGGGAGGCGACGCTGCACGGAGTGCGCGAGGGCGTCATCGCCTTCGACACGCTGGGACGAGTGAGCATGGTCAATGACGAGGCGCAGCGACTACTCGGCCTGAGTGTCTCGGCCGTCGGGCACCTGCTGCCCGAGCTGCTGCCGCCGGGACCATTGCGAGATGCGCTGACCGGCGACGACAACACGCCCGATGACCTGGTGCTCACCGACGACTACGCGCTCGTCGTCAACCGGATGCCGGTGCGCCTCGCCGGCAGGTCAACCGGCGCCGTCGTTACATTGCGCGACCGCACCGAACTGGCCGCACTGCTGCGCGAACTTGACGGCGAGCGCGGGCTGACCGACTCCCTGCGCGCCCAACAGCATGAATTCGCCAACAGAATGCACACCGTCGCCGGCCTGTTGGAGCTCGGCGAAACGCAGGAGGCGATGGTCTATCTGACAGAGATTCAGGGCACAGCAGCGGAGTTCGACCACACTCTGCGCAGCCACATCGCGGCGCCGCAAATTGTGGGTCTCATCCTGGGCAAGGCCGCTGAGGCCAATGAACGGGGAATTCAGCTGGAGGTTTCGGGCGATACCTGGCTCGGCGAGGCACCCGACAGATTGCAACTTCTGACAATGGTGCTGGGCAACCTCATCGACAACGCGATGGACGCGCTGACCGGGCGTCCTACGCCTCGGGTGATCGCCGTGCTGATCGTCGAGGACGATGACACGGTCGTCGTCACGGTGAGCGACAACGGGCCCGGCATCCCGCCTGGCCTGGTGCCTCGTATTTTCCTTGACGGGTACAGCACGAAGTCATCTGCCGGCGGTCGACTGCGTGGTCTGGGTCTCGCCCTCGTGTACCGGTCAGTCACAAAATTAGGGGGCTCCGTTGCCGTCACGACGGGCGCCGCCGGCGTGGGTGCCACCCTAACGGTCACCCTGCCGAGAGAGCAGTCCACACCCCGTCCGTTGACCGCTGAATCGGGGGTTCGGCGGTGA